The proteins below are encoded in one region of Desulfovibrio sp. JC010:
- a CDS encoding AMP-binding protein, giving the protein MEKQKYGSYEEFCAEYKTEVPENYNFAFDCVDVIAADDPNRLAMIHIGPDGTRTEKDFDFFSKKSSRLANALSKAGIVKGDRVMIILYRRIDWWVAMLACHKIGAVPVPSPNLLTVKDIEFRVNFAKIKSVICEDSITERVVEADKNCPSLEVLVQAGESAAPEGWLDLETACAEASDSFPRPSDYACGDDSLLIFFSSGTTGPPKMVEHTHNYPLGHYVTGAYWHDLEPSDVHLTLADTGWGKAVWGKYYGQWMAGAVVFVWDFRGKFEPSELLKVLADNKVTTFCAPPTVYRFMIREDLSKYDLSALKHCTTAGELLNASVFEAWKDATGLPLYEGYGQTESVLQIATFPNMKPKPGSIGKPCPGWDVTLIDTEGNLCSPGEEGQICVKLDPRPVGLFTGYLDEPQKTANVMVDGYYQTGDKAWMDEDGYYWFLGRTDDLIKSSGYRIGPFEVESALITHDAIVEAAVTGVPCDVRGQAVKATVVLAPGYEGSDELTKDLQNHVKKVTAPYKYPRIIDYVKELPKTISGKIKRAEIRAKDEEDAKA; this is encoded by the coding sequence ATGGAAAAGCAGAAATACGGCTCTTACGAAGAATTCTGTGCCGAATACAAGACCGAGGTCCCTGAAAATTACAACTTTGCTTTTGATTGCGTGGACGTGATCGCCGCTGATGATCCCAACCGTCTGGCAATGATCCACATCGGCCCGGACGGCACCCGCACTGAAAAAGATTTCGACTTTTTTTCCAAAAAGTCCTCCCGTCTTGCCAATGCACTGAGCAAAGCCGGAATCGTCAAAGGCGACCGGGTCATGATCATCCTGTACCGCCGCATTGACTGGTGGGTGGCCATGCTGGCCTGCCACAAAATCGGTGCCGTGCCTGTTCCTTCACCCAACCTGCTCACCGTTAAGGATATTGAGTTCCGCGTAAACTTCGCCAAGATCAAGTCTGTTATCTGCGAAGATTCCATCACTGAACGGGTTGTGGAAGCTGATAAAAATTGCCCCTCCCTTGAGGTGCTCGTTCAGGCCGGAGAAAGCGCGGCCCCTGAAGGCTGGCTCGACCTTGAAACCGCCTGCGCCGAAGCCTCCGATTCTTTCCCCCGCCCGTCAGACTATGCCTGCGGTGACGACTCTTTGCTCATCTTCTTCTCTTCCGGTACCACCGGACCGCCGAAGATGGTTGAGCACACCCACAACTACCCGCTGGGACACTACGTAACCGGGGCTTACTGGCACGACCTTGAGCCGAGTGACGTACACCTGACCCTCGCCGACACAGGTTGGGGCAAGGCTGTCTGGGGTAAATATTACGGCCAGTGGATGGCCGGGGCTGTCGTGTTTGTCTGGGATTTCCGTGGCAAATTCGAGCCCTCTGAACTGCTTAAGGTTCTGGCCGACAACAAGGTCACCACCTTCTGCGCGCCGCCCACGGTCTACCGTTTCATGATCCGCGAAGATCTTTCCAAGTACGACCTTTCCGCGCTCAAGCACTGCACCACCGCAGGAGAACTGCTCAATGCTTCCGTATTCGAAGCATGGAAAGACGCCACCGGGCTGCCCCTCTACGAAGGTTACGGGCAGACCGAATCCGTGCTCCAGATCGCAACCTTCCCCAACATGAAACCCAAACCGGGTTCCATCGGTAAACCCTGTCCGGGCTGGGATGTGACGCTTATCGACACTGAAGGTAATCTCTGCTCCCCCGGTGAAGAAGGCCAGATCTGCGTCAAGCTCGATCCCCGTCCTGTGGGACTTTTCACCGGATATCTCGATGAACCGCAGAAGACAGCAAACGTCATGGTCGACGGCTACTACCAGACCGGTGACAAGGCATGGATGGATGAGGACGGCTACTATTGGTTCCTCGGCCGCACCGATGACCTGATCAAGAGCTCCGGTTACCGCATCGGGCCCTTTGAAGTAGAGTCCGCCCTGATCACCCATGACGCCATTGTGGAAGCCGCCGTAACCGGCGTGCCCTGCGATGTTCGCGGTCAGGCCGTAAAGGCCACAGTCGTCCTCGCTCCCGGATATGAAGGCAGCGATGAACTGACCAAAGACCTGCAGAACCACGTCAAGAAGGTCACCGCGCCTTACAAGTACCCGCGCATCATCGATTACGTAAAAGAATTGCCCAAGACCATCAGCGGCAAGATCAAACGAGCCGAGATTCGTGCTAAGGATGAGGAAGACGCTAAGGCATAA
- a CDS encoding MerR family transcriptional regulator, whose amino-acid sequence MVKTSSGMTVGRLAKKYGLSRSTLLYYDSIGLLSPQTHMKGEYRLYGAEEEKRLAQICHYRKAGIPLKEIKIILDSPVSSISGVLEARLKELNEEIASLHEQREFISGILKSGSAVPSAKMDKAAWTEVLRSSGFSEEDMRDWHKAFERTHPERHQQFLEYLQIPDDDIRLIRKWSAGPQRIQKIKQASERYMELFYDFFSTLTRLGPGSSKTTKRALACVSGLPENAQVLDVGCGTGLQTIALAEDTDFQITAVDNWQVALDRMTVLIEKAGLAERITVQQSDMNELGFAPESLDLIWSEGAIYLMGFENGVSKWKEFLKPGGWIALSEMTWTADERPAEAAAFWNEGYPEMKSITENIATLERQGFEVVDHFILPQSDWWDMFYREIEDAIPAFVEKHGDSAEVRMVVESNEKEMEIMRKYHEYLGYVFYIARKK is encoded by the coding sequence ATGGTTAAAACATCATCAGGTATGACCGTGGGACGGTTGGCTAAAAAATACGGCCTCTCGCGCAGTACTTTGCTTTATTATGATTCGATTGGGTTATTGTCCCCGCAAACGCATATGAAGGGTGAGTATCGTTTATATGGTGCGGAAGAGGAAAAACGGCTGGCCCAGATCTGCCATTACCGCAAGGCCGGGATTCCGCTTAAGGAGATCAAGATTATTCTGGATTCTCCGGTTAGCTCCATTAGCGGAGTGTTGGAAGCCCGGCTCAAGGAACTGAATGAGGAAATTGCCTCGCTCCATGAGCAGCGGGAGTTTATTTCCGGGATATTGAAGAGTGGGTCGGCGGTGCCGTCCGCCAAAATGGACAAGGCCGCATGGACCGAGGTGCTACGTTCTTCCGGGTTCAGCGAAGAAGACATGCGCGACTGGCATAAGGCCTTTGAACGCACTCATCCTGAAAGGCACCAGCAGTTTCTGGAATACCTGCAGATACCGGACGATGATATACGGCTGATCCGCAAATGGTCCGCAGGACCGCAACGGATACAGAAAATTAAACAAGCGAGTGAAAGATATATGGAACTTTTTTACGATTTCTTTTCCACCCTGACCAGACTGGGACCGGGCAGCAGCAAAACAACCAAACGGGCACTGGCCTGCGTAAGCGGATTGCCGGAAAATGCGCAGGTGCTGGATGTGGGGTGCGGGACTGGTTTGCAGACAATTGCCCTTGCTGAAGACACTGACTTCCAGATTACAGCTGTGGATAACTGGCAGGTCGCGCTGGATAGAATGACTGTTCTGATTGAGAAAGCAGGCCTTGCCGAGCGCATTACAGTGCAGCAGAGTGATATGAACGAGCTGGGTTTTGCGCCTGAATCATTGGACCTCATCTGGAGTGAGGGCGCAATTTATCTCATGGGCTTTGAGAACGGCGTTTCCAAATGGAAGGAGTTCCTCAAACCCGGCGGCTGGATAGCACTCAGCGAGATGACCTGGACTGCGGACGAACGCCCCGCAGAAGCTGCCGCATTCTGGAATGAAGGTTACCCGGAAATGAAATCCATTACCGAAAATATCGCCACTCTGGAGCGGCAGGGTTTTGAGGTTGTGGATCATTTCATCCTTCCGCAATCGGATTGGTGGGATATGTTTTACAGGGAGATTGAAGACGCAATTCCCGCTTTTGTGGAAAAACACGGCGATTCAGCCGAAGTACGCATGGTTGTGGAAAGCAATGAAAAAGAGATGGAAATTATGCGCAAGTACCATGAGTATCTTGGATATGTTTTTTACATTGCCCGTAAGAAATAG
- a CDS encoding TetR/AcrR family transcriptional regulator, producing the protein MKGKNKKDAILYAAQEIFGRYGYAGTTVKMISERAGVAFGLVSHYFGSKEELFITAGVAIVEDLTEYLSTETRKAKNGLEGIQTFMRSYLGYTLQHRNTFPVLLRCSPFSDVQIELDRTRIAVKFQQLLNVIRESVERGIEDGSIRDLSIDDTTTIVYSNIVGTVRTRFLSPYDLPNLYEETTDFVVRSIRARD; encoded by the coding sequence ATGAAAGGTAAAAATAAAAAAGACGCAATCCTGTATGCGGCTCAGGAGATTTTCGGGCGTTACGGCTATGCCGGAACCACCGTAAAAATGATCTCCGAACGGGCGGGCGTGGCATTCGGACTTGTCTCCCACTATTTCGGATCAAAAGAGGAACTCTTCATCACTGCCGGGGTAGCTATTGTTGAAGACCTTACTGAATACCTGAGCACGGAAACCCGCAAAGCCAAAAACGGGCTGGAAGGGATTCAGACCTTCATGCGCAGCTATCTGGGATACACCCTGCAGCACCGCAACACCTTTCCGGTTCTGCTGCGCTGCTCACCGTTTTCCGATGTGCAGATAGAACTGGACCGGACCCGCATTGCCGTGAAATTTCAGCAACTTTTGAATGTCATCCGCGAATCCGTGGAACGGGGCATTGAAGACGGCTCCATCCGCGATCTTTCCATTGATGACACCACCACCATTGTTTATTCCAACATCGTAGGTACGGTCAGGACTAGGTTCCTCTCCCCCTACGACCTGCCCAACCTCTACGAGGAAACCACCGACTTCGTGGTCCGCAGCATCCGGGCCCGGGATTAA
- a CDS encoding DUF1007 family protein, with protein MQYFSENNTGNRKTVLPVLLLLGAMLFCLLGPAKASAHPHVFVDCSLTFEFNDNGLAGVRQKWWFDEMFAAMILGDFDKNHDNKLTPDEAKALEQGAFVNLKNFNYFTRILVDGKEHTPIEAIRFKPSIEDGTLVYEFFVPLQIADKAKHVVMVAIYDESFYTAVQMDPQNKVLGISGKYKTSLDLEPVAEMAYFYDQIVPEAAVLTLLPQ; from the coding sequence ATGCAATATTTTTCCGAAAATAACACCGGGAATCGCAAAACCGTTCTCCCGGTACTCCTGCTCCTTGGAGCAATGCTTTTCTGCCTGCTCGGTCCGGCAAAAGCCTCGGCCCATCCGCATGTTTTTGTGGACTGTTCGCTGACCTTTGAATTCAATGACAACGGCCTTGCCGGGGTACGCCAGAAGTGGTGGTTCGATGAAATGTTCGCGGCCATGATCCTCGGTGATTTCGACAAAAACCACGATAATAAGCTGACCCCGGACGAGGCAAAAGCCCTTGAACAAGGTGCCTTTGTAAACCTGAAGAACTTTAATTACTTTACACGTATCCTTGTGGACGGAAAAGAACACACTCCGATTGAGGCGATCCGGTTCAAACCTTCCATTGAGGACGGGACCCTTGTGTATGAATTTTTCGTACCTCTGCAGATTGCGGACAAGGCCAAACATGTGGTCATGGTCGCTATTTATGATGAAAGCTTTTACACTGCGGTCCAGATGGATCCCCAGAACAAGGTACTGGGAATCAGCGGAAAATATAAAACCAGTCTCGATCTGGAACCGGTTGCGGAAATGGCCTATTTTTATGACCAGATAGTCCCTGAAGCCGCAGTACTGACCCTGCTACCCCAATAG
- a CDS encoding nickel/cobalt transporter, translated as MKNTNILIILILTITFAFSAVTAKAQQNNPFLAPQKQETQPQSPERQVPKSPFGTAAPAPSPATQTIQKDWTGGIYSKAMFKITLLQKEIRAKLTGFAREIKINPYGKSLWMFLGFAFIYGIVHAVGPGHGKSVVCAYFISRGGSMFAASFMSWVITLVHVGSATIAVCLAYLFLKSGMSGFEIFNRHLQTASYALVALIGLWLLIEALRSFNKNDRAECENRGRGSLKEIATVAFVTGIVPCPGAAIILVYTLSTGILPAGLAAMVFLATGMAVTTTCFALVAAKARNVMDRSSFTRSVRIAYSIISLIGAAVIICFGLLMLSAHLSLV; from the coding sequence ATGAAAAATACGAACATCCTCATCATTCTGATATTGACTATTACTTTCGCTTTCTCTGCCGTAACTGCCAAGGCACAACAGAACAACCCTTTTCTGGCCCCTCAAAAACAGGAGACCCAACCGCAGTCCCCTGAACGGCAGGTGCCAAAATCGCCGTTCGGAACAGCTGCTCCGGCCCCGTCTCCGGCAACGCAAACAATCCAGAAAGACTGGACTGGGGGGATCTACAGCAAAGCAATGTTCAAGATCACCCTGCTGCAAAAGGAAATCCGGGCCAAACTGACCGGATTTGCAAGGGAGATCAAAATAAATCCCTACGGTAAGTCGCTATGGATGTTCCTTGGTTTTGCCTTTATTTACGGGATAGTCCATGCTGTGGGTCCGGGACACGGCAAATCCGTGGTCTGCGCCTACTTCATCTCACGGGGCGGGTCCATGTTTGCGGCAAGCTTCATGTCATGGGTCATAACTCTTGTGCATGTGGGGTCGGCAACCATTGCTGTCTGCCTTGCCTATCTGTTCCTGAAAAGCGGCATGTCCGGTTTTGAAATATTCAATCGCCATCTCCAGACCGCAAGTTATGCACTGGTGGCCCTGATCGGCCTCTGGTTGTTGATTGAAGCCCTGCGCTCATTCAACAAGAATGATCGCGCGGAATGCGAAAACAGGGGACGCGGATCGCTGAAAGAAATAGCCACGGTAGCCTTTGTAACCGGAATTGTTCCCTGTCCGGGTGCGGCCATCATTCTGGTCTACACCCTTTCCACAGGCATCCTCCCGGCAGGGCTGGCTGCCATGGTTTTTCTGGCCACCGGTATGGCCGTGACCACCACCTGTTTTGCCCTTGTGGCCGCAAAGGCACGTAACGTCATGGACCGCAGCAGCTTCACCCGCAGTGTGCGCATCGCCTACTCGATCATCTCCCTGATCGGGGCTGCGGTGATTATCTGTTTCGGCCTGCTTATGCTCTCGGCCCACCTTTCGTTGGTTTAA